In one window of BD1-7 clade bacterium DNA:
- the ddl gene encoding D-alanine--D-alanine ligase yields the protein MNIEIITSKNAKLKETGFGTLLACGDVQASLERMGHSALVTTCETLEDLESVVRRNPGLVVLAAKYMPIDGYEDVWFSEYFEKNHITFSGSNRETLEYDSDKVFAKKCLANLGIRTAKYFTAIPDEYKFEEDLPILFPLFLKPADAANGNGIDDKSFVNNFSEFNAKILSLYNIYKQPVLVEEYLSGKEFTVAVTENSSGEMTISAIEIVPPESLGGLRILGATVKISDTETLQKIGSHDVNSVKEMAAASFQGLGARGFGRIDVKMDDQGICYFMEANLVPGMNLGSSYFPKACEIANAISYDDVIKLMLEECLERVGMVDSIEQQSLVSGLMQ from the coding sequence ATGAACATAGAAATTATCACGTCGAAAAATGCAAAATTGAAGGAAACAGGTTTTGGAACATTACTTGCTTGCGGTGACGTGCAAGCATCCTTAGAGCGAATGGGGCATTCGGCTTTGGTAACAACGTGCGAAACGCTGGAAGATTTAGAAAGCGTCGTTAGGAGGAATCCTGGTCTCGTTGTTTTAGCTGCAAAGTATATGCCCATCGATGGGTATGAGGATGTGTGGTTTTCAGAGTATTTTGAAAAAAATCACATTACATTTTCAGGATCAAATCGAGAGACGCTAGAATATGATTCCGATAAAGTATTCGCTAAGAAGTGTTTAGCCAATCTAGGCATTCGAACCGCAAAGTATTTCACCGCAATACCCGACGAGTATAAGTTCGAAGAAGACTTACCAATTTTGTTTCCGCTATTTTTGAAGCCTGCCGATGCGGCAAATGGGAATGGCATTGATGACAAGTCGTTTGTTAACAATTTTTCTGAGTTTAACGCTAAAATTTTATCTTTGTATAACATCTACAAGCAACCGGTGCTGGTCGAAGAATATTTAAGCGGTAAGGAATTTACGGTTGCAGTCACTGAGAATAGCAGCGGAGAGATGACCATATCTGCAATTGAAATAGTTCCTCCGGAATCTTTAGGTGGGTTAAGGATACTGGGCGCCACTGTAAAAATCAGCGATACAGAAACGCTTCAAAAAATTGGAAGCCATGATGTAAATTCGGTCAAAGAAATGGCAGCGGCGTCTTTTCAGGGGCTAGGCGCGCGTGGCTTTGGTCGGATTGATGTGAAGATGGACGATCAGGGTATTTGTTATTTTATGGAGGCCAATTTGGTTCCGGGTATGAATCTGGGTTCCAGTTATTTTCCGAAGGCATGCGAGATTGCAAATGCGATATCATATGATGATGTCATCAAGCTCATGCTAGAAGAGTGCTTGGAAAGGGTAGGTATGGTAGATAGCATTGAACAACAATCTCTCGTCAGTGGCCTCATGCAGTAG